The following nucleotide sequence is from Raphanus sativus cultivar WK10039 unplaced genomic scaffold, ASM80110v3 Scaffold1956, whole genome shotgun sequence.
attgaaattttttatttttattttctaactgTGAAGACTATTTTTATTTGCTTGAGAATCAAAGATCTGACTTCAGCttaattcacaaaaaaaaaaaaacttttttttagtaACATGAACGTTTCTATATAAGGCCGATGATGGTTATAGTTTTCATTCTTTACTGCTATGAAAAGAGAAGACCTTTACGTCATGATAGGTGATGTTCGATCTGTCCAAAAAAGACCTTACTTTTGTTACCGAGACAGAAGTCTAAGTTGTGTTTCtcatttttgtcatttttgttTTAGGTGTATGTTGAAGTGATTCAAAGACAATACCACGTAACCACGagattggaaaaaaaaaatgcttgaGGGACCTAAGTTCGATATGCTCGCTGTAGGCAATCACCACAACTACGATGCATTCACGCAAGACTTTTACAAAAAGCTCGGTGAAGAAGGTACAAACATGTCCATGGACAGCATGCAGACGAGTAACGCAGGAGGCTCTGTGTCGATGTCTGTGGACAACAGCAGCGTCGGTTCTAGCGACGCTCTTATCGGCCATCCCGGTTTGAGGCCTATGCGCCATCCCTACTCTCTCTCCGTTGGTCAAAGCGTGTTTCGCCCCGGAAGAGTCACGCACGCGCTTAACGATGATGCATTAGCACAAGCGCTGATGGACAGTAGGTATCCGACGCAGGGACTTGCGAACTACGAAGAGTGGACGATAGATCTGAGGAAACTCCACATGGGACCAGCTTTCGCGCAAGGGGCGTTTGGTAAGTTGTACAGAGGGACTTACAACGGTGAGGACGTGGCGATTAAGCTGCTGGAGAGGCCAGAGAACAGCCCCGAGAAGGCGCAAGCTCTTGAACAGCAGTTTCAGCAGGAGGTCTCTATGCTCTCGTTTCTGAAGCACCCCAACATCGTCAGGTTCATCGGAGCGTGCGTTAAGCCGATGGTGTGGTGCATCGTGACTGAGTATGCGAAAGGAGGTTCGGTGAGACAGTTTTTGACTAAGAGGCAGAACCGAGCTGTGCCTTTGAAGCTGGCTGTTAAGCAGGCGCTGGATGTTGCCAGAGGTATGGCTTATGTCCATGAGCGCAACTTTATACACAGGGACTTGAAGTCGGATAACCTCCTCATATCAGCTGATCGGTCCATCAAGATTGCTGATTTTGGCGTTGCGAGAATCGAAGTTCAGACCGAAGGGATGACACCTGAAACTGGGACTTACAGATGGATGGCCCCGTAAGTTCATATCAATATCATTTCTAGTCTCTGCAAGTCATACTAATAGACTTAAAAATTACTTTTGTTGTGGATTTGGTGCAGAGAGATGATTCAGCATAGACCCTACACTCAAAAAGTGGACGTCTATAGTTTTGGAATCGTGCTGTGGGAGCTGATAACTGGTCTGTTACCGTTTCAGAACATGACAGCGGTTCAAGCTGCATTTGCGGTGGTGAACAGAGGAGTCCGTCCAACGGTCCCTGCTGATTGTCTCCCTGTGCTTGGCGAGATCATGACGCGTTGCTGGGATGCAAACCCTGAAGTCCGTCCTTGTTTTGCAGAGGTTGTCAACCTTCTTGAGGCGGCTGAAACCGAGATAATGACGACTGCTAGAAAAGCGCGTTTCAGATGTTGCATGACGCAACCAATGACAATCGACTAGTCTTTTGTgatgaagaaaaagagagaagaagagaggaataataacaaagaagagaacagagaaagagagaagaaaagctTTAGATATATGTAAAGTTTGTGTGTATGGGATATATAATATCCGTTTGTCTCTCTTTTCCCAAGATAGGAGAAGTAACCCAACCATTTTAGACACTACTGATTTTCTAGATTTTGTATGCAGAAACATGTACTGTGACTGTCTCAAgtgtttggtttagttttccTTGACTTCCTGGTTCCCTATTGTGGC
It contains:
- the LOC108854223 gene encoding serine/threonine-protein kinase STY13 translates to MLEGPKFDMLAVGNHHNYDAFTQDFYKKLGEEGTNMSMDSMQTSNAGGSVSMSVDNSSVGSSDALIGHPGLRPMRHPYSLSVGQSVFRPGRVTHALNDDALAQALMDSRYPTQGLANYEEWTIDLRKLHMGPAFAQGAFGKLYRGTYNGEDVAIKLLERPENSPEKAQALEQQFQQEVSMLSFLKHPNIVRFIGACVKPMVWCIVTEYAKGGSVRQFLTKRQNRAVPLKLAVKQALDVARGMAYVHERNFIHRDLKSDNLLISADRSIKIADFGVARIEVQTEGMTPETGTYRWMAPEMIQHRPYTQKVDVYSFGIVLWELITGLLPFQNMTAVQAAFAVVNRGVRPTVPADCLPVLGEIMTRCWDANPEVRPCFAEVVNLLEAAETEIMTTARKARFRCCMTQPMTID